ACCGGCAGCGAGCGTCCGGCCAGCCCTTCAGCAACTTCGCTGGGGAGTGTTGTCGGTTGGATTTTGATTTGCACGGCATCTGGGTTCAGTCCCGCAGGCAAGAGCTGGCTGAGCTCTGCGGAAATCTCACTGAGGGTTAGGTTGCTGCTCAGACTCTCGGCCAGCCACTGCCCGTCGACGCTCTTGGCTGTGGCATCCAGTTGTCCTTGTATCTGGCCAATGCCGGGGATCGGCCAGGGTTGCGGCAAGTTGGCGTATGCGGTCAGTGCGCCAGTCGCTTGTGCGAGGGACTCAGCGCGCAGCGGCCCAGAAGGCAGCAGCAGGCTGGCTTGGGCTTCGATCCGTGCGCTTTGTGGCGCTTGTGAGAGCTGTCGAGCTGAGTCTGGTAACCACTGCTGCAGCCAGCTGTGCAGTGCTGCGGCCTGCTGGATATCCGCATTCACCAACGTGTGCCAGAACTGCCCGTTAGCCTTGGGCTCCAAGCTAGTCAGCAGGAGCAACTGCGGCCGCTGGTTGATGGCCAGATCAACTTGCAGGTGGGGGGCATAACGAATGCCAAGCAGCCGAGCCTGCCAGTCAAGCTCGTTGCCATCGTGCTGCAAGGCCAGCCTGACGCTGAGATCCAGGTTCAAATCCGGCGCATAACGTGACGTGTTTTTTGCCTGTAACGCACCAGATAGGGTGCAGCGTTGCTGAGCGCAGGGGACTTGCAGTTCTAACTGTTTCACGTCCAGCCGCGCTGGTATCAATGCGATAAGGTTCGCTGTGCTTGGAACATCTACAGCAGTGGGGGCTGCGTCATCTGTCGATTCGCTGTCGGTAATGCTTACGTTGGCATGTTCGAGAGAGATCTGACGTAACCACGGAGCTGGGCGCTTGAAATCCAGCCATTCAGCACGTAATCCCTTCAGCTCTACGCGGGCTGTGGGGTGCGTGAAGTCCAGCTGTTGCAGCTGTAGACCATCAGATGAAAGGCGTAACCCTTGCCATTCAATTTGGCTGATTTGTTGCTGGTCAAGCAGACGGTTAACGCCCAACCACGCTACAGCAAAGAGGATAAGTACAAGTAAAAACAGCCATGCTGTCAGTCGCAGCCAGATACGGCGGCCCGGCATAACACTGATTCCTTTTATGTGTTACGAGTCCGGCGACCAGTGGCTGTGTCCGCCGTGTATGGCTTGAGTATACACAGCGTGTAAAACGAGTTTTTAGTCAGGTCGTAGCGGGCTGGGTGGACCCAAAGTGAACTTTCGCGCGATAAAGCGGGTAAGCGCAGGGCCGAACACCAGCACAATCACGAAACGGAACATCTGCGCGGTGATGATAAAGGGCATATCCACCGGGCTGCCTGAGGCAATAATGGCAATCGAGTCGACCCCACCCGGGCTGCTGGCCAAATAAGCGGTAAGCGGGTCGATACCGAAAACCAGCACTAACACGGCTGCTGGAATCAGGCACAAAGCAATCATGGCCGCTAACAGCGCTACGACTTTGAAGAACGCATTGACCGCAGCCTGACGCACCTCGCGGGTGAAGCGCAAGCCAATGCTCCAGCCCAGCAGTACAAACCCCAGCGCTTGCAGCCAGAACGGCGGGTGGGTGGATAACAGTTCAGTGCTACCCAGGGCGAAGCCCAGAACGATGGCGATCAGAAAGATATTCGATGCTCTGGGTACCAGTCGGGCTATCAGCAGACTGCCACCGACCACGAGCAGCGCGCCAAGGGGCTCACCAGAACCGCCAAGGGGGGGAACCGATACGGAGGATGGAGCACTGCTGTTGCCAGCGAAAGCGCCCACTACCAGCGCGGCAACAAATGCCATCATCACAACCCGGGTGTACTGCACAAATGCCACCAGATGTGGGGCGGCGCCGTGCTGTTCCGAGAGGATTATCATCATAGGGGCCGCGCCGGGGAGCGATCCCCAGATACCCGTCGTGCCCGGTAAGACCTGGATGCGACTAACCAGAATCCCAACGCCCAGGCTGATCACCAGGACTGAAAGCGTGATGCCGCTATACAGCCACAGGTTATTAGCCGTATGTGGCAAGAGGTTTAGGGTTATGGAGGAGCCTATCAGGCAGCCGATTATTGCTTGGGCAATGTTGGATAGCGATGTCGGTAACTTCAACTGCCAGCCCCGTGCCGTAACCCCGATACCGGCCAGCATTGCGCCTAACATAAACGCTGCTGGGGCGCTAAGTAATATCAGGACGCCGGAAGTACCTATTGAAACTATAATAAGTACCATCCACTGCTTAGGTGTTGAGATCGACTGCATCAAATAATTCACCTGCTAATAGGTGGTAATGATTTTGAATGATTAATTAAATGTCATTGGTTAAGGATTTTTATTTTTGGCTGGAGTCTGGATTGGGTTGCAGCAGTAAGTTTTAATTAATTCGGTTTCGGCCCTGTATAGGTTGACTGTGGTCTAATAAGGCGGCCATACAAATATTGCTCGCGGGCATGCGCAAGCCAGCCACCGATGCGGCCTATAGCAAAAATGCAGGTGAAGTCTTCCCGGCTAAATCCTAGGGAGTCGAGAAGTAGGGCGGTGTAGAACTCGACATTGGTGTGCAGTGGTTTTTGCGGTTTAAATTCTTTTAAAACCTCAAGTGCTGTGCGCTCTACGTTGATCGCCAGATTAAGGCGATCACTGTCGATGGCTGACGAGTCTTTTAGACCGTCAATAGCCCGTTTCAGTGCATCGGCGCGCGGGTCTCTGACCTTGTAGATGCGGTGGCCAAAGCCCATTAGTCTGTCTCCGTTGCGCACGGTTTGTTCAAGCCAAGAGCGGGCATTTGCGGCTGAGCCAATAGCGTCCAGCATGTCTAATACGGGACCAGGAGCACCACCGTGGAGCGGGCCTTTAAGGGCGCTTAGGGCGGCGACTGCTGATGATGTCAGCCCTGCATGGGTTGAAGCCACTACACGGCTAGTGAAGGTCGATGCATTTAGTCCGTGATCAATGATGGTGACCAGGTAGGTGTCTAATGCCTGGGCGTGCTGCTCCGAGGCATCCAGCCCGGCCATATGCAGGATGTCTTGCGCATGGCTTGCGTCTGTTAACGGGGGGATCGAAGACTTTCCTTGGCGTGCACGGATCAGCAGAGCGGTGAATACGGCAGGTGCTGCAACCAAGCGGATTGCCGTAGGCAAATCATTAGCGTCTTCAAGCTTTGCGAGCAGTGCTCTGAGTGCATCTACAACCGGCAGTGATTTTATTTGATCATCAGTGTGCTTGAAGTGCTCATATATTTCATGTCGTGCTGCTGAAAGTTGTTGGCGGATTATTTCAGGATCAAGGTTGTTTCCTAATAAATCCTGAAAGAGTTCCGTAATAACTTCTTCGTAGTCAAGAACGCCGGCGATATGGTCCAGATAGTGGCCGCGAATTATAAGTTCGCCTTTTTCGCCATCAACGCTGGAAAGTCGGGTTTCTGCTGCAATAGCAGCATCAATTCCTAGGCTCATAGTTATATCTCCTGCATCGACTGATGTGGAATCTAGGAGCGCTCGGATGATGAGTCAATCTTGATTGAGTTAATCAACATAAAATAGGATTTATAAGGTTTTCTATGCGGCTTATAACTTTTTATCTTGTCGGATTGGAGGAAGTTCCATGCTTTTAGATAGGATTGGTATGTTATTAATTTGTTTTTAATTGATAAATCGCGCCCTTGGCCTTATCAGGTTGCCGTTCTCAACTTGCTCTAAGGCATGTGCTAGCCAGCCAACGCATCGGCTGGCTATGTACAGGGCAAGGGGGGCATCCCCAGGCAGGTCGTAGACTAGGGCCAAGCAGCCGAGAGCGTAGTCAATATTAGGGTGTTCTCCGCTGAGCTGAGTCCCCCAGTACTCAAGCTCGGCCATGCTATCCGGGCGGGGAAGTCCTTGCAGTATTGCTAAGGCGCGGGCATCACCGTTTGGGTAGAGCGGATGGCCAAAACCCGGTAAGCGTTTCTTTTGGGTTAACCAGTCGCTGACGGCTTTTTGTGCGCCGTGTGCCGTCGATTCACAGACTAATGAGTTGAACTCCTGCGTAGCCCTGCCATGTAGAGGCCCTCCCAGAGCGGACAGGCCTGCGAGCACCCCGGAGGCGAGGCTGGCACCGGTTGATATGACGACCCGAGTGGCGAAGGTTGAGGCATTCAGTTCATGGTCGGCTAACAGGCATAAGGCCTGACGAATATGTGTCTCGGCTTGCGGGCGCTGCCAGGCATGGCTGATTTGTGCGCTGATATCTCCGCCAGCACGGATTACAGTGCTTCCGAAGGCTGAGCAGATTAGGGTGGAAAGGAGCGCTTTTGCCTCAGTTTGAAGTTCGCTGAGGGGGAGCTCCAAACTTGGTGCTGCTATGTATGCCAGTTGGCTGATCGCTGATAGTGCACGGCTAAATACTAATGTCGCCGGGTAGTCGGTTGTGTCACCGGCAGTACTTGCTGGAGCGCTGAGCACCACGTGCTTGCAGCGCCAGAGCAGGCTGGCAATTGATTCCAGGGAGTGGGATTTGGACAGGCCCACAGCATCTTCTGCCCGGTAAAGAAGGGTGTCGTTGGCTACGGTGGAAATGGAGGTGGCCATAATCGGTTGTCCCCAGCCGGTGGCCTCTGACATCAATTCCTCAATTCGTTTAGGGCCTCTGCGCGTATCACTGAGACGGGCGATGTCGCCTGCGTGATAAAGGCTCTTACGGGAGTCGTTCGGGTCAGCTTTGGTGCGTACTTTGCCTCTGCTGACGTTGGCATACAGGGTTTGCGCTCTCACGTTAAGCAAGGCCAGCGCTTCCGCTGAGCTGAGCCAGTTATGCATTCCACACTCCTTTGCGGCAGTTTAGGACTCATGATGCCTGTCAGTCCTGAGAGTCACCTATATCGCTGTGGTTCGACTGCTGCACTATATTTTAGCGCCCCAAACAGAACGACTTGCTGTGCTCAGATTTGAGATTGTCTAGTCAGACAAACTGCTTCACTGAGTGGCTTCTGCCATAGATGTCGCTTTAACGAAAGTGGTTTTTGTGCCTTGAAAAAGGGCATTTTTGTCGCATCCCGCTCAGACTTGTGCACATTACTGATACATGTCAGTGAATCGTGGCGGTTAGTTGTTATAAGCCCTGCCCAATACCATTTGGTTTTGTAAATCAATGAAAAATATGATTTTTTTTCTTTGGCGAAAAAATCATCAAACTGACCTTAGCCCCCATGCCATCAGGGGTGAGAGCGACTGCACCCATGTTATCCACGTAGTTATCCACAGGTTCTGTGGATTACATCTGATGTGGCTCTAGGACGCATATTCCAGAAGCACCTGTGACTTTACTGTGCCGAAAAAAGGAGTAGAGTGCGCGCCTTTCGCGCCACTTTGACTTTGTATGCCTCGCGTTATTTCCCGGCCTGTTTCGGCCCCACTTCCTCGCATCCACCATCTCAGCACTTGGCTTGCTTTACGCATGCTCGACAGCCGGAGCCTGGGGCAGCGGGTGGGTACCAAACGTCTGGCGGGGCGTCTGCTCAAGCAGCCCGCTTTGCAAGGTCTGGTACCGGCACAGCTGCGTCTGGGGCAAATGCTTTGTCGCGATTGCGGTAACCCCCGTGATCGACGCATGGGCTTTGAGCTGTTGCGTCAGGCCGCCCGTTCCGGTGATCTGTCTGCTCAGTTGGAGCTGGGACAGCTGTACAGTCATCCACGTACCAGTGAACCACAGCAGGCGCGCTACTGGCTTGAGCTGGCTGCTGCTCAAGGTTCAGCCGAAGCCGTTGAGCTGCTTAAACAGCTCTGATTACGCCGGTGTGGCTGGTTATACTCCAGCCTCTGGTTTGCGGAGTTGTTTATGCCTATTGATCTGTCTGTTGCTTTGATCCCGGCTGTGTTGGGTTTTGTCTTGGCGGCGTTGCCATTGGCGGCATTTGCCTGGTCGTTGCAACGGCGTCTTGCCAGTCAACAGGCATTGGTGAGTGTCCTAGATGAACGCTTGAGCAATGCTCAGCTGGCTCAGGATGGCCTGGCTGCACAACTGGACGCTTGCCGTGATGAGTTGTCCGCCATCAGCGAAATCAAGGCTGATCAACAAGCCGAATTGGCCGCGTTACGCCGTGAAGCTGAGTTGTTGCAACAGGAGCGCCAGGTTGCCCGCGAAGCTTCACAAGAGTGGGCTGGCCAGCGAGCCCGTCAAGAAGCCGAAATCCGCCAGCTCGACGCCCAGCGAGCAGCCCTCAGCGCCGAGCTGAAGGAGCAGCAGGACAGCCATCAACAGCGCCTCAATGATCTGCAGAGTGCTCGTGACGAGCTGCGTGCGCAGTTCGCCGAGCTGGCGGGGAAGATTTTTGATGAGCGCGAACAACGCTTTGCTGAAACCAGCCAGCAGCAACTGGTGCAATTGCTTGACCCGCTCAAGGAGCGCATTCAGTCCTTTGAAAAACGGGTAGAGGAGAGCTATCAGCAGGAGGCGCGTGAGCGTTTCTCTCTTGGCAAGGAGCTGGAACGCTTGCAGCAGCTCAACCAGCGTCTGGGCGATGAAGCCACAAACCTGACCCGCGCCCTTAAGGGCCAGAAAACCCAAGGCAACTGGGGCGAGCTGGTGCTAGAGCGGGTGCTGGAACATGCCGGTTTGGAGAAGGGGCGTGAGTACCAGACTCAGGTCAGCCTGAAGAGCCCTGAGGGTGAGCGCTTTCAACCTGACGTACTGATCCAGCTGCCGGGTGACAAGCAGGTGGTGGTGGATGCCAAAGTTAGCCTCACGGCTTACCAGCAGTTTATTGCGGCTGAGGATGAAGTCGCCCGGCAGCAAGCCTTGAAGCAGCATGTGCTGTCTCTGCGCGGTCACCTCAAAGGACTCTCGCACAAGGACTATCAACGTCTTGAAGGCTTGCACAGCTTGGACTTCGTGTTGCTCTTTGTGCCGATTGAGGCGGCGTTCGCTTCGGCTTTGCAGGCTGATCCTGGTTTGTTTCAGGAGGCGTTCGACCAGCATATCGTGATCGTCAGTCCAACCACGTTGCTGGCCACGCTGCGGGTGATCGACAGCCTCTGGCGGCAGGAACGGCAAAGTCAGAATGCCCTTGAAATAGCCGAGCGTGCCGGAGCGCTGTACGACAAGTTTGTTGCTTTCGTACAGGATCTGGATGAAGTCGGCAGCCGGGTTCAGCAACTCGATAAGGCTTATGCAGCGGCACGCAATAAACTCTGCGACGGCCGCGGCAATATCATCAGTCGCGTGGAAAACCTTAAGCTGCTTGGTGCCCGCGCCAGCAAGAGCTTGTCGCCAGATCTGCTGGAGCGGGCGTCCGGGCTGGAGCTACTGGATCAGTCGGGCGACTGATCAGGCCTCCATTAGCATCAGCAATACACCGCCAGCCAATAGTCCGCTGACGATGATCGGCAAGGTTGCCAGCGCCAGTCTGCGACCGCCGATCAGAGCGATCAGCCCGGCTTTGACCAAGCTGTTGCTCAATACCGCCAGGAATATCCCTTGTACGGCCACGTGCTGACTTAACTCACCCTGAGCACTGCGGGCCAGTGACAGGGTGATGGCATCCACGTCGGCCAGGCCTGATAGCAGTGCGACCAGATAAACCCCCACATCCCCCAGCCAATGCTGGGCGGCCTCAACCAGAAACAGAATGACCGCCAGAAGTAATGCAAAGCGTAATGCTGGCGCTAATTCAAAGGGGTTCTTTAACGGTGGTTCTGCCTGTTCGGCAACCTCTTGGCTGGCGCGCAGGTAATGGAACAGCGCCCCGCCCGCATAAATCAGCATGGTGAGCAGTAGGGGCCAAGTCAGTTGAGGCAGCAAGCTGCGGTTGATCAGGCCGACTTCAAGCAGCACGCGCGGGAACATCAGGGCTGAGGTGGCCAGCAGGCCGCAGGTGAGGATGGCGTTGAGATTGCGCCCCTGAGCGAGCCGGGCGAGGGTAATGGTCATGGCTGTTGAAGACACCATGCCACCCAGCAGGGCCGTGATCAGCAGGCCATGGCGGGTGCCCACCAGGCGGATGGCCATATAGGCAGCGAAGCCAATGCTGGCGATCAGTACCACCATCCACCACATTTCGTACGGATTGAATGCAGCCCAAGGGCCGTAGCCCTGATTGGGCAGGGCAGGCAGTAGCACTAATGAGATAAACAGCAGTTTCAGTGCGCCAGACAGTTCGGCTTCCGATAGTTTTTGCAGAGCCCCGTGGAGAACCTGTTTCAGACTAAGCAGTAAGGCCACTGCCACCGCCCCGGCGGCGGCAACCCCGGCATAACCTGCCATGGCCAAGCTGCCGAGCAGAAAGGTAATCAGCAGGGCTACCTCACTGGTCAGGCCTAGGTCACCCTTGTTGCTCATCTCGCCGCAGTAAGACGCCACCACCAGCACCGCGAAGCCGGCGAAGATGACAGCCCATCCGGCAACACCGAAATGTGTTCCAAGCAGCATGGCAAAGGCGCCTAAGAGGCTGCTCAGGGCGAAAGTGCGGATTCCTGCGACCAGCTTTGAGTCATCGCTGTTGCGGCTCTGCCAGCCGCGCTCGGCACCAATCAGCAAACCAGCCGCTAATGCGCTGGCAAAATTCAGCAGTGTGTCGAACGCTTCTGGCATCTCATGGGGTCCAAGGCAGCAGGTTTGTTTAAGCACCGTACTGTGCGGGGGCGATTGAAAATATTCAATACGATGGTTCCAAGACGATGTGTCCAGAGTTGCGGTGTAATCACCTCGTTCTTTGCGTGCTACGTCTATACTAGCAACATATTTGTCTCTGTAGACCAATTATGGATATTATTGTGTCTATAGATACAGAAGAGGCCTCACTATGAGTGCTGTACTGCAAGAAAGAGCCTTCACAACGGACGATTGCCGCAAAGTGCTCAGTGCGGCTGCGAATATTCTTGCCAAGTGGAAGGCTACAACCGAACTGGCCTGCAAAATCCTGCGCGTATCGCGCAGCACCTTGGCGCGCGCTCAAAGCGGTAAGCCGGTTGATTTAGACGCGGATCAAATCAGCCGTGCCAGCATCATTCTCAATTGCCATGCAGCGCTGAGAACCGTGTTTGATAACCCCGAGAACGTCTACGGTTTCGTCAACATGAAGAATCACAACCCGTTCTTCAACGGCAAATCACCGCTGGAAATCATGTCCAGCGGCCAGTTTGTGTCGCTCTACGAAACCTATAAGCGCATTGACGCATTGCGCGGTGCAGGCTGGTGAAGCTGAGTCATCTGCCTGTGCTGGGCAAGACAGAGGTGCGAGGCTATCGCCTAATCAACTCCAAGTTCCCGCCAACCTCGTTGTTTGACGACGTGGCCAGCGCTGAGGACTTTGATGTGCTCTACATGGCCCAAGCGCTGACCAATCCGCGTATTCAGGTGGAATTGGGTAACTTGTCGCTGATTCCACGGGAGGAAATTCCATTCGGCATCAAGGGATGTAACTACGCGACAGGGCCATTCACCCATGTAAATCCTGACGGGTCGCGTTTCAGTGATGGTCGATTCGGTGTCCTGTACATTGCGGACGAGTTAGAGACGGCTATTGCTGAGGTGAGCTATCACCAGACGCTCTATTGGCCCCAAGTGCCTGACCTGCATTACGACCGCTTTGTATTTCGTGGGCTCAGGTGCACCTTCAATCAAGGTGGCATGCTTGATCTAAGCGCGGTGCCGTTAAGTGATGCGATCTACTCGCCTGACGATTACAGCGCCAGCCGTGGCGTGGGAATTAAGGCCAGAGAGGAGGGCGTACCGGGTTTGCGTTACTGTTCGGTGCGCCGAGTGGGCCAGCTGTGCTGGGCGTTGATGACGCCACGCTGTGTCACTGAGGTGATTCAAACTGCCCATTTTGAAATGGTCTGGAATAAGCGAATTACGCAGATAAGCAAGCTCAGTGCGTTCAAATAAAGCTGCTTAATTACTTCAGGCATGGGTGCGACAGCTCGCACAGGGATTCGCTATAGTCGGCTCTTGCGCACCGGTTTATGGGTGTATAGAGGCCGTTAGGTAAGGTGTGGCTTAATCCGCCGCCTTGCAGTCAAATCAGCACAAGTCATTGCAGACAAGGATATAAGAACGATGAGTGAGCCATCCCAATTTGCCTTGTTGGGTAAAAAACGCTTCCTGCCATTCTTTCTGACGCAGTTCATCGGGGCCTTCAACGACAACATCTTCAAGCAGTCGTTGATTCTGGCCATTCTCTTCAAAATCACCACCACAGCAGACAAGGACTTGTTGGTTAACCTGTGCGCTTTGCTGTTTATCCTGCCGTTCTTTTTGTTCTCGGCATTGGGTGGGCAGTTTGGTGAGAAATTCGCTAAGGATGCGTTGATCCGCAATATCAAATTGCTGGAAATCGTCATCATGGCCGTCGGTGCGGCGGGAGTGGTGATGTCCAATCTGCCGCTGATGCTCGGGGCGCTGTTTGCCATGGGCACGCAGTCGGCGCTATTCGGGCCGGTTAAGTACTCGATTTTGCCGCAGCACCTCGAAGAGCAAGAACTGGTGGGCGGCAACGCATTGGTGGAAATGGGCACCTTTCTGGCCATTCTCACCGGCACCATCGGCGCGGGCGTGATCATGGCGGGCAGTCACTACGCCGAAGTGGTGGCCACGGTGATTGTGGTGGTGTCAGTGCTGGGTTATCTGACCAGCCGTGGTATTCCCACGGCGCCGGCTGCATTGCCGGAGCTGAAGCTGGACTGGAATATCTTCCGTCAAACTTGGCGCACCATGAAACTTGGCTTTAACCAGACACCGGCAGTGTCGCGCTCGCTGGTGGGCAACTCCTGGTTCTGGTTCCTCGGCGCAATCTACCTGACGCAGATTCCGGCCTTTGCCAAAGAGTGGCTGCACGGCGATGAAAGCGTTGTCACACTGATTCTCACAGTGTTCTCAGTGGGTATCGCACTGGGATCGGTGCTGTGTGAGCGCCTGAGCGGACGCAAGGTTGAAATCGGTCTGGTGCCGTTTGGTTCGTTCGGTCTGAC
The Pseudomonas mendocina DNA segment above includes these coding regions:
- a CDS encoding AbrB family transcriptional regulator codes for the protein MQSISTPKQWMVLIIVSIGTSGVLILLSAPAAFMLGAMLAGIGVTARGWQLKLPTSLSNIAQAIIGCLIGSSITLNLLPHTANNLWLYSGITLSVLVISLGVGILVSRIQVLPGTTGIWGSLPGAAPMMIILSEQHGAAPHLVAFVQYTRVVMMAFVAALVVGAFAGNSSAPSSVSVPPLGGSGEPLGALLVVGGSLLIARLVPRASNIFLIAIVLGFALGSTELLSTHPPFWLQALGFVLLGWSIGLRFTREVRQAAVNAFFKVVALLAAMIALCLIPAAVLVLVFGIDPLTAYLASSPGGVDSIAIIASGSPVDMPFIITAQMFRFVIVLVFGPALTRFIARKFTLGPPSPLRPD
- a CDS encoding citrate synthase/methylcitrate synthase — protein: MSLGIDAAIAAETRLSSVDGEKGELIIRGHYLDHIAGVLDYEEVITELFQDLLGNNLDPEIIRQQLSAARHEIYEHFKHTDDQIKSLPVVDALRALLAKLEDANDLPTAIRLVAAPAVFTALLIRARQGKSSIPPLTDASHAQDILHMAGLDASEQHAQALDTYLVTIIDHGLNASTFTSRVVASTHAGLTSSAVAALSALKGPLHGGAPGPVLDMLDAIGSAANARSWLEQTVRNGDRLMGFGHRIYKVRDPRADALKRAIDGLKDSSAIDSDRLNLAINVERTALEVLKEFKPQKPLHTNVEFYTALLLDSLGFSREDFTCIFAIGRIGGWLAHAREQYLYGRLIRPQSTYTGPKPN
- a CDS encoding citrate synthase, which codes for MHNWLSSAEALALLNVRAQTLYANVSRGKVRTKADPNDSRKSLYHAGDIARLSDTRRGPKRIEELMSEATGWGQPIMATSISTVANDTLLYRAEDAVGLSKSHSLESIASLLWRCKHVVLSAPASTAGDTTDYPATLVFSRALSAISQLAYIAAPSLELPLSELQTEAKALLSTLICSAFGSTVIRAGGDISAQISHAWQRPQAETHIRQALCLLADHELNASTFATRVVISTGASLASGVLAGLSALGGPLHGRATQEFNSLVCESTAHGAQKAVSDWLTQKKRLPGFGHPLYPNGDARALAILQGLPRPDSMAELEYWGTQLSGEHPNIDYALGCLALVYDLPGDAPLALYIASRCVGWLAHALEQVENGNLIRPRARFIN
- a CDS encoding sel1 repeat family protein, which gives rise to MLDSRSLGQRVGTKRLAGRLLKQPALQGLVPAQLRLGQMLCRDCGNPRDRRMGFELLRQAARSGDLSAQLELGQLYSHPRTSEPQQARYWLELAAAQGSAEAVELLKQL
- the rmuC gene encoding DNA recombination protein RmuC — encoded protein: MPIDLSVALIPAVLGFVLAALPLAAFAWSLQRRLASQQALVSVLDERLSNAQLAQDGLAAQLDACRDELSAISEIKADQQAELAALRREAELLQQERQVAREASQEWAGQRARQEAEIRQLDAQRAALSAELKEQQDSHQQRLNDLQSARDELRAQFAELAGKIFDEREQRFAETSQQQLVQLLDPLKERIQSFEKRVEESYQQEARERFSLGKELERLQQLNQRLGDEATNLTRALKGQKTQGNWGELVLERVLEHAGLEKGREYQTQVSLKSPEGERFQPDVLIQLPGDKQVVVDAKVSLTAYQQFIAAEDEVARQQALKQHVLSLRGHLKGLSHKDYQRLEGLHSLDFVLLFVPIEAAFASALQADPGLFQEAFDQHIVIVSPTTLLATLRVIDSLWRQERQSQNALEIAERAGALYDKFVAFVQDLDEVGSRVQQLDKAYAAARNKLCDGRGNIISRVENLKLLGARASKSLSPDLLERASGLELLDQSGD
- a CDS encoding MgtC/SapB family protein; this encodes MPEAFDTLLNFASALAAGLLIGAERGWQSRNSDDSKLVAGIRTFALSSLLGAFAMLLGTHFGVAGWAVIFAGFAVLVVASYCGEMSNKGDLGLTSEVALLITFLLGSLAMAGYAGVAAAGAVAVALLLSLKQVLHGALQKLSEAELSGALKLLFISLVLLPALPNQGYGPWAAFNPYEMWWMVVLIASIGFAAYMAIRLVGTRHGLLITALLGGMVSSTAMTITLARLAQGRNLNAILTCGLLATSALMFPRVLLEVGLINRSLLPQLTWPLLLTMLIYAGGALFHYLRASQEVAEQAEPPLKNPFELAPALRFALLLAVILFLVEAAQHWLGDVGVYLVALLSGLADVDAITLSLARSAQGELSQHVAVQGIFLAVLSNSLVKAGLIALIGGRRLALATLPIIVSGLLAGGVLLMLMEA
- a CDS encoding antitoxin Xre-like helix-turn-helix domain-containing protein, with amino-acid sequence MSAVLQERAFTTDDCRKVLSAAANILAKWKATTELACKILRVSRSTLARAQSGKPVDLDADQISRASIILNCHAALRTVFDNPENVYGFVNMKNHNPFFNGKSPLEIMSSGQFVSLYETYKRIDALRGAGW
- a CDS encoding RES family NAD+ phosphorylase, which produces MVKLSHLPVLGKTEVRGYRLINSKFPPTSLFDDVASAEDFDVLYMAQALTNPRIQVELGNLSLIPREEIPFGIKGCNYATGPFTHVNPDGSRFSDGRFGVLYIADELETAIAEVSYHQTLYWPQVPDLHYDRFVFRGLRCTFNQGGMLDLSAVPLSDAIYSPDDYSASRGVGIKAREEGVPGLRYCSVRRVGQLCWALMTPRCVTEVIQTAHFEMVWNKRITQISKLSAFK